A stretch of the Arvicanthis niloticus isolate mArvNil1 chromosome 30, mArvNil1.pat.X, whole genome shotgun sequence genome encodes the following:
- the LOC143440613 gene encoding vomeronasal type-2 receptor 116-like — translation MFSWFFIPLLLQFPNIVFTFNLNMCYHIIAEDFHHEGDVKIGVFFPIHTYYTINKIKNSYLLYYYEDYYLQYNFKNYQFVLALLFAIEEINANPNILPNITLGFDFYNVRFTEKDTLMIACSWLTAHKRGKVLPNYNCEEKKFSAALTGTSWTTSAYIGTLLQLFKFPQLTIGPYDPVLSDRSQYSSLYQMGTKDTSLSHGIVSLMLHFRWSWVGLLLPDDHKGNKLLSDFRDEMEKERICIAFVKMIPATRTSYFNKQWENMDEIQESSTNVIIIYGDIDSLQGLMRNIGQSLLTWKVWIMNFEQDVTDHADYFMLDLFHGSLIFTQHYGESFEFTKFIQTVNPYKYPEDIYLPKLWHLFFNCSFSEIDCKLLDNCQPNASLNILPRHIFDVSMSIESYNIYNAVYAVAHSLHEITLKKIQMQPYENGEGMVFFPWQLNSFLRKFHVRDNMGLDWRLKINEEYDILNLWNFPKGLGLKIKIGTYSANAHNGQELTLSEQMIQWPETFSEIPKSVCSESCGPGYRKVTLEGQAVCCYNCTPCAENEISNETDVDKCMKCPESYYANLKKNHCLQKDHSFLAYEDPLGIALTSVALCFSALTCIVIGVFVKHRHTPIVKANNRALSYTLLITLIFCFLCSLNFIGQPNTATCILQQITFGVAFTVALATVLAKAITVVIAFKATFPGRMVRWLMVSRAPNYIIPICTLIQLVLCGIWMATSPPFLDQDVHTEHEHIILLCNKGSAVAFHSLLGYLCFLALGSYTMAFLSRNLPDTFNESKFLSFSMLVFFCVWITFLPVYHSTKGKLMVATEVFSILASSAALLGLIFSPKCYIILMRPDKNSFHHIRKKTHSKRIKLHKTVQQ, via the exons ATGTTCTCTTGGTTCTTTATCCCCTTGCTTCTGCAATTTCCCAACATTGTCTTCACCTTTAACTTGAATATGTGCTATCACATAATTGCTGAAGATTTTCACCATGAAGGAGATGTGAAGATTGGTGTATTTTTCCCCATTCATACATACTACAccatcaataaaattaaaaattcctaTCTACTATACTATTATGAGGATTACTACCTACA atataattttaagaaCTACCAGTTTGTTCTGGCTCTGTTATTTGCCATTGAAGAGATTAATGCTAACCCCAATATTTTGCCAAACATAACTCTTGGATTTGATTTCTACAATGTCCGATTCACAGAGAAAGATACTCTTATGATTGCATGTAGTTGGCTCACAGCTCACAAGCGGGGAAAGGTTTTACCTAATTACAACTGTGAAGAGAAAAAATTTTCTGCTGCCCTTACAGGAACATCCTGGACAACATCTGCTTACATTGGTACACTGCTGCAACTCTTTAAGTTCCCACAG CTTACTATTGGACCTTATGATCCTGTCTTGAGTGACCGAAGTCAGTATTCTTCTCTCTACCAGATGGGCACCAAGGACACATCTCTTTCACATGGCATTGTATCTTTGATGCTTCATtttaggtggtcctgggttggtCTTCTCCTCCCAGATGATCACAAAGGGAATAAACTTTTATCAGATTTCAGAGatgagatggagaaagaaagaatctgTATAGCATTTGTGAAAATGATCCCAGCCACTAGAACTTCATATTTTAACAAACAATGGGAAAATATGGATGAGATTCAGGAATCATCAACAAATGTGATAATTATTTATGGTGACATTGATTCTTTACAAGGACTAATGCGAAATATTGGGCAAAGTTTACTGACATGGAAAGTCTGGATCATGAATTTTGAACAGGATGTTACTGATCATGCTGATTATTTCATGTTAGACTTATTCCATGGGAGTCTCATTTTTACACAACATTATGGAGAAAGTTTTGAGTTTACCAAGTTTATTCAAACAGTTAATCCCTACAAATACCCAGAAGATATTTATCTTCCTAAATTGTGGCATTTGTTCTTTAATTGTTCATTTTCTGAAATTGATTGTAAGCTTTTGGACAACTGTCAACCCAATGCTTCTTTGAATATATTACCGAGGCACATATTTGATGTTTCCATGAGTATAGAgagctataatatatacaatgCCGTTTATGCTGTAGCTCACAGTCTCCATGAGATTACtcttaagaaaatacaaatgcaaCCATATGAAAATGGAGAAGGGATGGTGTTCTTTCCCTGGCAG CTTAACTCTTTCCTGAGAAAATTTCATGTGAGGGACAACATGGGTTTAGATTGGAGactgaaaataaatgaagaatatgACATTCTGAATCTTTGGAATTTCCCGAAGGGTCTTGGACTAAAGATAAAAATAGGAACCTATTCTGCAAATGCTCACAATGGTCAAGAGTTGACTTTATCTGAGCAGATGATACAATGGCCAGAAACATTTTCAGAG ATCCCAAAATCTGTGTGCAGTGAGAGTTGTGGGCCAGGATACAGGAAAGTCACCTTGGAGGGTCAGGCTGTCTGCTGTTACAATTGCACACCTTGTGCAGAAAATGAGATTTCCAATGAGACAG ATGTAGATAAGTGTATGAAGTGTCCAGAAAGCTATTATGCAAATCTAAAGAAGAATCACTGCCTTCAGAAAGATCACAGCTTTCTGGCCTATGAAGACCCCTTGGGAATTGCTCTCACCAGTGTAGCCCTGTGCTTCTCTGCACTTACATGCATTGTTATTGGAGTCTTtgtaaaacacagacacactccCATTGTCAAGGCCAATAATCGAGCTCTCAGTTACACTCTGCTAATCACActcatcttctgtttcctctgctcTTTGAACTTCATTGGCCAGCCCAACACAGCCACCTGCATTTTGCAGCAGATCACGTTTGGAGTAGCATTCACTGTGGCTCTAGCCACTGTGTTGGCCAAAGCTATTACTGTGGTCATTGCCTTCAAAGCCACCTTTCCAGGGAGAATGGTAAGGTGGCTAATGGTATCAAGGGCTCCAAATTACATCATTCCTATCTGTACCCTGATACAACTTGTTCTTTGTGGAATCTGGATGGCAACATCTCCTCCATTCTTGGACCAAGATGTTCATACAGAACATGAGCATATCATCCTTTTGTGCAACAAGGGCTCAGCTGTTGCTTTCCACTCACTCCTGGGATACCTCTGCTTCTTGGCACTTGGAAGTTACACCATGGCCTTCTTGTCTAGAAATCTCCCTGATACATTCAATGAATCAAAATTTCTGTCATTCAGCATGCTTGTGTTCTTCTGTGTCTGGATCACCTTCcttcctgtctaccacagcactAAGGGAAAACTCATGGTGGCTACGGAAGTCTTCTCTATTTTGGCTTCCAGTGCAGCACTCCTTGGCCTTATATTTTCCCCCAAGTGTTACATTATCTTGATGAGACCAGACAAAAACTCATTTCATCATATTAGGAAAAAAACACATTCTAAAAGAATTAAACTTCACAAAACAGTTCAACAATAA